Proteins encoded by one window of Kribbella flavida DSM 17836:
- a CDS encoding alpha-L-rhamnosidase — translation MSFPAAPARLRFEHRTDPGPVLGIGTATPRLSWQVPTAPDDYRQAGYEVEIARGDAAPEQYTVDSADQVLVPWPGTPLAARESATVRVRVRGDGDWSQWSDPATVEAGLLSADDWTARFVSPRENAGHEAPAPLIGGVIDLPADIAQARLYATAHGIYEPTLNGTRVGDEQLAPGWTAYEQRLRYQTYDVTDLVAPGENRLELLVGNGWYRGRLGFHGKHSLYGDRLAVLAQLEVTTATGEVKVLASDGTWTTRETNVLADDLYDGQHVDLRRTLGEPGPVDVLDADLSLLVAPDGPPVRVTDVLPAKAVTTSPAGKTLVDFGQNVVGRLRLRVRGGAAGDEIVLRHAEVLEDGELGVRPLRTAKATDSFVLAGPDEVTLEPTLTFHGFRYAEITGVPDLRAEDVEAVVVGSDLRRTGWFESSHPLLDRFHENVVWGMRGNFLDVPTDCPQRDERLGWTGDIQVFSPTASFLFDTAGFLTNWLADLIAEQHKDGSVPFVVPDVLRQPGPATAAWGDAATIVPWVLYERTGDAGLLARQLPSMRAWVDRMAGLAGDDLLWVGGFQFGDWLDPTAPPDDPFRAKADPDVLATAHLARSAEVVALAAEVVGAGELAREYAELAARVRQAFAAEYTTGSGRVLSDAATNYALALQWALLPTEAQRKRAGERLADLVRTAGFRISTGFVGTPLMADALADSGHPDLAYRLLLETGCPSWLYAVTMDATTVWERWDSMLPDGSINPGQMTSFNHYALGAVADWMHRRVAGLAPGDPGYRRIVVDPLFTAHLTKASARHLTPYGEAAVAWSRSGGRVRLEVTVPVGARARVAVPGESAPVEVGHGTHEWTADDVYGETPPLPADATIRQLIDHEPSWTTLAAAATRTGIVADDAELAGRLERYLDHPATELVDAVSPRGFSPSAEALQAELDSVLGR, via the coding sequence ATGTCGTTTCCCGCAGCTCCCGCCCGTCTCCGCTTCGAGCACCGCACCGACCCCGGCCCGGTGCTGGGGATCGGCACGGCGACGCCCCGGTTGTCCTGGCAGGTTCCCACCGCCCCCGACGACTACCGGCAGGCCGGCTACGAAGTGGAGATCGCCCGCGGTGACGCCGCACCTGAGCAGTACACCGTCGACTCCGCCGACCAGGTCCTGGTGCCCTGGCCCGGTACGCCGCTGGCGGCGCGGGAGTCGGCGACCGTGCGGGTTCGCGTCCGCGGCGACGGCGACTGGAGCCAGTGGAGCGACCCGGCCACCGTGGAAGCCGGGCTGCTCAGCGCCGACGACTGGACGGCGCGTTTCGTCAGTCCACGCGAGAACGCCGGACACGAGGCGCCCGCTCCCCTGATCGGCGGCGTGATCGATCTCCCCGCGGACATCGCGCAGGCCCGGCTCTACGCGACCGCGCACGGGATCTACGAGCCCACTCTCAACGGCACCCGGGTCGGCGACGAGCAACTCGCGCCCGGCTGGACGGCGTACGAGCAACGGCTGCGCTACCAGACCTACGACGTGACGGATCTCGTCGCGCCGGGTGAGAACCGGCTGGAACTCCTGGTCGGCAACGGCTGGTACCGCGGCCGGCTCGGCTTCCACGGCAAACACTCCCTCTACGGCGACCGGCTGGCCGTCCTGGCCCAGCTCGAGGTCACCACCGCGACCGGCGAGGTGAAGGTTCTCGCCAGCGACGGAACGTGGACCACCCGCGAGACCAACGTGCTGGCCGACGACCTGTACGACGGTCAGCACGTCGACCTGCGCCGCACGCTCGGCGAGCCGGGACCGGTGGACGTCCTGGACGCCGACCTGAGTCTGCTGGTCGCGCCCGACGGCCCACCCGTCCGCGTCACCGACGTCCTGCCCGCCAAGGCGGTCACCACCTCCCCCGCCGGCAAGACTTTGGTCGATTTCGGCCAGAACGTCGTCGGCCGGCTGCGGTTGCGGGTCCGGGGCGGCGCGGCCGGTGACGAGATCGTGCTGCGCCACGCGGAGGTGCTCGAGGACGGCGAGCTCGGGGTCCGGCCGCTACGCACGGCCAAGGCGACCGACAGCTTCGTCCTGGCCGGCCCGGACGAGGTCACGCTGGAGCCGACGCTGACGTTCCACGGTTTCCGCTACGCCGAGATCACCGGCGTCCCGGACCTGCGGGCCGAGGACGTCGAGGCCGTCGTGGTCGGCTCGGACCTGCGGCGGACGGGCTGGTTCGAGTCGTCGCACCCGCTGCTGGACCGGTTCCACGAGAACGTCGTCTGGGGCATGCGCGGCAACTTCCTCGACGTGCCGACCGACTGTCCGCAGCGCGACGAGCGGCTCGGCTGGACCGGCGACATCCAGGTCTTCTCCCCCACCGCGAGCTTCCTGTTCGACACCGCGGGCTTTCTCACCAACTGGCTGGCGGACCTGATCGCCGAGCAGCACAAGGACGGGTCGGTGCCGTTCGTCGTCCCCGACGTGCTCCGGCAGCCCGGTCCGGCGACCGCGGCTTGGGGTGACGCGGCAACGATCGTGCCCTGGGTGCTCTACGAGCGCACCGGGGACGCCGGTCTGCTGGCCCGTCAGCTGCCGAGCATGCGGGCCTGGGTGGACCGGATGGCCGGGCTCGCCGGCGACGACCTGCTGTGGGTGGGCGGCTTCCAGTTCGGCGACTGGCTCGACCCGACCGCGCCGCCGGACGACCCGTTCCGCGCGAAGGCCGACCCGGACGTACTGGCCACCGCCCACCTGGCCCGCTCCGCGGAGGTCGTCGCCCTCGCGGCCGAGGTGGTCGGCGCCGGCGAGCTCGCCCGCGAGTACGCCGAGCTGGCGGCCCGCGTCCGGCAGGCCTTCGCCGCGGAGTACACGACCGGGAGCGGCCGGGTGCTCAGCGATGCCGCGACCAACTACGCGCTGGCGCTGCAGTGGGCGCTGCTGCCCACCGAAGCACAGCGGAAGCGGGCCGGCGAACGCCTCGCCGATCTCGTCCGGACCGCCGGCTTCCGGATCAGCACCGGCTTCGTCGGTACGCCGCTGATGGCCGACGCGCTGGCCGATTCCGGACATCCCGACCTGGCGTACCGCCTGCTGCTGGAGACCGGCTGCCCGTCCTGGCTGTACGCCGTGACGATGGACGCCACGACGGTGTGGGAACGCTGGGACAGCATGCTGCCCGACGGCAGCATCAATCCCGGCCAGATGACGTCGTTCAACCACTACGCCCTCGGCGCGGTCGCGGACTGGATGCACCGTCGGGTCGCGGGCCTGGCTCCCGGCGATCCCGGCTACCGCAGGATCGTCGTCGATCCGCTGTTCACCGCGCACCTCACCAAGGCGTCGGCCCGCCACCTCACGCCGTACGGCGAAGCGGCCGTCGCGTGGAGCCGCTCCGGCGGCCGGGTCCGGCTCGAGGTGACCGTGCCGGTGGGTGCCCGGGCCCGGGTCGCCGTACCGGGTGAGAGCGCGCCGGTCGAGGTCGGGCACGGCACGCACGAGTGGACGGCCGACGACGTGTACGGCGAGACGCCGCCACTGCCCGCCGACGCCACCATCCGGCAGCTGATTGACCACGAGCCGAGCTGGACGACGCTCGCCGCCGCGGCGACCCGGACCGGGATCGTCGCCGACGACGCCGAGCTCGCCGGGCGGCTGGAGCGCTACCTCGACCACCCCGCGACCGAACTGGTCGACGCCGTCAGTCCCCGTGGCTTCTCCCCCAGCGCCGAAGCCCTGCAGGCCGAGCTCGACTCCGTGCTCG